In the genome of Deinococcus deserti VCD115, one region contains:
- the efp gene encoding elongation factor P has translation MISVTELRNGTKVEMDGGLWECLDYSHLKMGRGGAKVVTKFRNMETGSIVDRTFNSGEKLQDIYVEGKKMQYLYKDGADFMFMDMDTFEQVILPPSLVGDAAKFMKENTEVEVAMYGEKALTITLPNQVILKIVETDPGVRGDTVSGGTKPAKLETGAVVQVPLFVEQDTNVKVDTRTGQYLSRA, from the coding sequence ATGATCAGTGTGACGGAACTGCGCAACGGTACCAAAGTGGAAATGGACGGCGGCCTCTGGGAGTGCCTGGACTACTCGCACCTCAAGATGGGCCGCGGCGGCGCCAAGGTCGTGACCAAGTTCCGCAACATGGAAACCGGCAGCATCGTGGACCGCACCTTCAACAGCGGCGAAAAGCTGCAGGACATCTACGTTGAGGGCAAGAAGATGCAGTACCTGTACAAAGACGGCGCCGACTTCATGTTCATGGACATGGACACCTTCGAACAGGTGATCCTGCCGCCTTCGCTGGTGGGCGACGCGGCCAAGTTCATGAAGGAGAACACCGAAGTGGAAGTGGCGATGTACGGGGAAAAGGCCCTGACCATCACGCTGCCCAACCAGGTGATCCTGAAGATCGTGGAAACCGACCCCGGCGTGCGTGGCGACACGGTTTCGGGCGGCACCAAGCCGGCCAAGCTCGAAACCGGCGCCGTGGTGCAGGTGCCCCTGTTCGTGGAACAGGACACCAACGTCAAGGTGGACACCCGTACCGGCCAGTACCTGAGCCGCGCCTGA
- the accB gene encoding acetyl-CoA carboxylase biotin carboxyl carrier protein, whose product MNPEDLKKILDALSVADVREFSLSTGSFAMDLKRGPQAVSYPSPAPSAPAPIFMPGAGHAPAAPAAPAPVAPATDAAPALPAAATPAPEVEAAPAPVKPVSAGTPVKAPIVGTFYASSSPDAPPYVKVGDTVQAGQVLCIIEAMKLMNEIEAEQGGTVREILVKNAEPVEYGQTLFIIE is encoded by the coding sequence ATGAATCCCGAAGACCTCAAGAAGATTCTCGATGCCCTGAGCGTGGCAGATGTCCGCGAATTCAGCCTCTCGACCGGCAGCTTTGCCATGGACCTCAAGCGCGGTCCCCAGGCCGTGTCCTACCCGTCCCCGGCGCCCAGCGCACCAGCACCCATCTTTATGCCAGGCGCGGGTCACGCTCCTGCGGCTCCGGCTGCACCCGCGCCTGTGGCACCGGCAACGGACGCCGCTCCGGCCCTTCCCGCTGCAGCGACGCCCGCGCCCGAGGTGGAAGCTGCGCCTGCTCCGGTCAAGCCCGTCAGCGCCGGGACTCCGGTCAAGGCACCGATCGTGGGGACCTTCTACGCCTCCAGCAGCCCCGACGCTCCCCCCTACGTCAAGGTGGGCGACACCGTGCAGGCCGGACAGGTCCTGTGCATCATCGAGGCCATGAAGCTGATGAACGAGATCGAAGCCGAGCAGGGCGGCACGGTGCGCGAGATTCTGGTGAAGAACGCCGAACCCGTCGAATACGGTCAGACGCTGTTCATCATCGAGTGA